A portion of the Stigmatella aurantiaca DW4/3-1 genome contains these proteins:
- a CDS encoding FHA domain-containing protein — MEGEEFVLLEDEYVVGRSKEAAICIQDSSVSRNHILLRRVDSGWMVSDLGSGNGTLVNGEQITEEVPLANGDIVTLGDTEVTFADMANSTMMVPVAPAPSRPRPSAGPASASSSRPERVRSARATPKPVDPLEARKKKIIMGAIGGVALLAVLGLVALQVRQGKLAAQRQNQARIEADRRAKLGAIFQDAKNLVREGRWTEARDKLLELQALEPEMGGLKDYLDRAEKEIPNQKHLVAVTEALKEKKLSVAKTELDKVTQDTQMFEQVSLLKRNLRDAGDAQAREARKLLDLKQLDEAKRITDDVLLAFESHRDAKLINEEAVRLIEVRDRPPPPPPPPNPGKPWEQGVTRFVDGDLSGAVALVNACVSKSPKCKSILKDMTEFGSLYKRLEDLDAKGLSRLLALDKDITEGRGPSTMARNAGTRAANIFYKSASSAKTSGQWARAVEYARRTLQADPGHVGASNLLNDLRTKAKDIYMQAYALKDANPEDAIPKFKEVISMTPSDDETHGKAKTWLEKISK, encoded by the coding sequence ATGGAGGGTGAGGAGTTCGTGCTGCTGGAGGATGAGTACGTCGTCGGGCGCTCGAAGGAAGCGGCCATCTGCATCCAGGACTCCTCCGTCTCGCGCAACCACATCCTGCTGCGCCGGGTGGACAGCGGGTGGATGGTCAGCGATCTGGGGTCTGGCAACGGCACCCTGGTCAACGGCGAGCAGATCACCGAGGAGGTACCGCTGGCCAATGGGGACATCGTCACCCTGGGGGACACCGAGGTGACATTCGCCGACATGGCGAACTCGACGATGATGGTGCCGGTGGCGCCCGCGCCCTCGCGGCCGCGTCCCTCGGCTGGGCCCGCGAGCGCCTCGTCGTCCCGTCCCGAGCGGGTTCGGTCGGCCCGGGCGACGCCCAAGCCCGTGGACCCCCTGGAGGCGCGCAAGAAGAAGATCATCATGGGGGCCATCGGTGGGGTGGCCCTGCTGGCGGTGCTGGGGCTCGTGGCCCTGCAGGTCCGCCAAGGCAAGCTCGCCGCCCAGCGTCAGAACCAGGCGCGCATCGAGGCCGACCGCAGGGCCAAGTTGGGCGCCATCTTCCAGGATGCCAAGAACCTGGTGCGCGAGGGCCGGTGGACCGAGGCCCGTGACAAGCTCTTGGAGCTTCAGGCGCTCGAGCCCGAGATGGGCGGTCTGAAGGACTATCTGGACCGGGCCGAGAAGGAGATTCCCAACCAGAAGCACCTCGTGGCGGTCACCGAGGCGCTGAAGGAGAAGAAGCTGAGCGTGGCCAAGACCGAGCTGGACAAGGTCACCCAGGACACGCAGATGTTCGAGCAGGTGAGCCTGCTGAAGCGCAACCTGCGGGATGCCGGCGACGCGCAGGCGCGCGAGGCGCGCAAGCTGCTCGATCTGAAGCAGCTGGATGAGGCCAAGCGCATCACCGACGATGTGCTGCTGGCCTTCGAATCGCACCGCGATGCCAAGCTCATCAACGAAGAGGCCGTGCGGCTCATCGAGGTCCGGGACCGTCCGCCCCCGCCCCCGCCTCCGCCCAACCCCGGCAAGCCGTGGGAGCAGGGGGTGACCCGCTTTGTCGATGGAGATCTGTCCGGCGCGGTGGCCCTGGTCAACGCGTGCGTCTCCAAGTCGCCCAAGTGCAAGTCGATCCTCAAGGACATGACGGAGTTCGGCTCGCTCTACAAGCGTCTGGAGGACCTGGACGCCAAGGGGCTGTCGCGCCTGCTCGCGCTGGACAAGGACATCACCGAAGGCCGGGGGCCGAGCACCATGGCCCGGAATGCCGGCACGCGCGCGGCGAACATCTTCTACAAGAGCGCCTCGAGCGCGAAGACCTCGGGCCAGTGGGCGCGTGCCGTGGAGTATGCGCGCCGGACGCTCCAGGCGGATCCGGGCCATGTGGGGGCCTCCAACCTGCTCAATGACTTGAGGACCAAGGCGAAGGACATCTACATGCAGGCCTACGCCCTCAAGGACGCCAACCCCGAGGACGCCATCCCGAAGTTCAAGGAGGTCATCTCCATGACCCCTTCGGACGACGAGACGCACGGGAAGGCGAAGACCTGGCTCGAGAAGATCTCCAAATGA
- a CDS encoding polyprenyl synthetase family protein, producing the protein MSTFHLESFLATRQAHVESLLKSRADRLESLGTPPRLAEAMRYSLLAGGKRLRPVLCLTFADTTSRQSTAAAPVEDAACAVEYIHTYSLVHDDLPSMDNDDLRRGRPTNHKVYGEGMALLAGDALLTEAFALVGSGPEPVRGLLCGELARAAGAAGMVGGQVLDVAEDRPAHLDYLVRLHRMKTGALLRAACRMGVLGAGGDAETLARATTYGDAIGLAFQIADDILDVTATAEDLGKPVGADSAAGRFTFPAVVGLEASRKLASDKVAEAVAAVEPLEGVGGPLAALARYVVERRS; encoded by the coding sequence ATGAGCACCTTTCATCTGGAATCCTTTCTGGCCACCCGGCAGGCGCACGTGGAGTCCTTGCTGAAGTCGCGCGCGGACCGGCTGGAGTCCTTGGGCACGCCCCCACGTCTGGCGGAGGCCATGCGCTACTCGTTGCTGGCAGGGGGAAAGCGGTTGAGGCCGGTGTTGTGCCTGACGTTCGCGGACACCACCTCCCGTCAGAGCACCGCGGCGGCCCCGGTCGAAGATGCCGCGTGCGCGGTGGAGTACATCCACACCTACTCGCTGGTTCATGACGATCTGCCGTCCATGGACAACGACGATCTGCGCCGGGGCCGGCCCACCAACCACAAGGTGTATGGCGAGGGCATGGCCCTGCTTGCCGGGGACGCGCTCCTCACGGAGGCCTTCGCGCTGGTGGGCTCGGGACCCGAGCCGGTCCGGGGCTTGCTCTGTGGCGAACTGGCCCGGGCCGCGGGGGCGGCTGGCATGGTGGGAGGACAGGTGCTGGATGTCGCCGAGGATCGGCCGGCGCACCTGGACTACCTCGTTCGCCTGCACCGGATGAAGACCGGCGCGCTCCTGCGGGCCGCGTGCCGCATGGGCGTGCTGGGCGCTGGAGGCGACGCGGAGACGCTCGCCCGGGCGACCACGTATGGCGATGCCATCGGGCTGGCCTTTCAAATCGCCGACGACATCCTGGATGTGACGGCGACCGCCGAGGACCTGGGCAAGCCCGTGGGGGCCGACTCAGCGGCGGGCCGTTTCACCTTCCCGGCGGTGGTGGGGCTGGAGGCTTCCCGGAAGCTGGCCTCGGACAAGGTGGCGGAGGCCGTGGCCGCCGTGGAGCCGCTGGAAGGGGTGGGCGGGCCGCTGGCGGCGCTTGCCCGCTACGTGGTGGAGCGGAGGTCGTGA
- a CDS encoding TlyA family RNA methyltransferase, whose translation MKPRKERLDILVVERGLAESRTKAQALILAGQVVVGDQRVDKPGALVPVEAEMRLKGEVLPYVSRGGLKLKAAIDRFGLEVRGKVGADIGASTGGFTDCLLQEGALRVHAIDVGYGQLHEKLRTDARVRSRERVNARYLTAEDLPEKAGVIVIDVSFISLTQVLPSVLPFLEAGGLLVALVKPQFEVGRENIGKGGVVRDEDARQSAIDSVTAFVREQGLTVRGVMDCPVPGPAGNVEALLVAEAA comes from the coding sequence ATGAAGCCTCGGAAGGAGCGCCTGGACATTCTGGTGGTGGAGCGGGGACTGGCCGAGTCCCGGACGAAGGCGCAGGCGCTCATCCTCGCAGGCCAGGTGGTGGTGGGCGATCAGCGCGTGGACAAGCCCGGGGCCCTGGTGCCCGTGGAGGCGGAGATGCGCCTCAAGGGCGAAGTCCTGCCCTATGTGTCGCGCGGCGGCCTCAAGCTCAAGGCGGCCATCGATCGCTTCGGGCTGGAGGTGCGAGGCAAGGTGGGCGCGGACATTGGCGCCAGCACCGGGGGCTTCACCGACTGCCTCTTGCAGGAAGGGGCCCTGCGCGTGCACGCCATCGACGTGGGGTATGGCCAGCTCCACGAGAAGTTGCGGACCGATGCGCGGGTGCGCTCGCGGGAGCGGGTCAACGCGCGCTACCTCACCGCCGAGGATCTGCCCGAGAAGGCGGGTGTCATCGTCATCGACGTGAGCTTCATCTCCCTCACCCAGGTGCTCCCTTCCGTGCTGCCGTTCCTGGAGGCCGGTGGGTTGCTCGTGGCCCTGGTGAAGCCGCAGTTCGAGGTGGGGCGGGAGAACATCGGCAAAGGGGGCGTGGTGCGGGATGAAGATGCCCGCCAGTCGGCCATTGATTCGGTGACGGCGTTTGTCCGGGAGCAGGGGCTTACGGTGCGGGGCGTCATGGATTGCCCCGTGCCTGGACCCGCGGGCAACGTGGAGGCGCTCCTCGTCGCCGAGGCGGCCTAG
- the xseB gene encoding exodeoxyribonuclease VII small subunit: MAKAGKVVEEPAPEQYGDVVARLEAMVVKLEGGSLSLEESLKAFEEGIRLVRRGEKLLNEAEQRIEQLLVDEDGRESIAPLPAGNRPPPAAAPKTSAAKAPPEDDVPF, translated from the coding sequence GTGGCGAAGGCAGGCAAGGTGGTGGAGGAGCCAGCACCGGAGCAGTACGGAGATGTGGTCGCACGGTTGGAAGCGATGGTGGTGAAGCTGGAGGGCGGCTCCCTGTCGCTCGAGGAGTCGCTCAAAGCGTTCGAGGAAGGCATTCGCTTGGTCCGCCGGGGTGAGAAACTCCTCAACGAGGCGGAGCAGCGCATCGAGCAGTTGCTGGTGGACGAGGACGGACGGGAGAGCATCGCCCCCCTGCCCGCGGGCAATCGGCCGCCCCCCGCGGCGGCGCCGAAGACCTCCGCCGCGAAGGCTCCTCCGGAAGATGATGTCCCTTTTTGA
- a CDS encoding response regulator translates to MEKPRIIIVDDDRDTRELLALALEGENFEVSSAANGLRLISSLQLRRPHLILLDVNMSWIDGFELCKAVKKNEGFRDIPVIFISGRGEPEDRRRGIDAGAADYFVKPLDLNKLINRIRALIPVSESEGGERS, encoded by the coding sequence ATGGAGAAGCCCAGAATCATCATCGTCGATGACGATCGCGATACACGAGAGCTGCTCGCGCTGGCACTCGAGGGAGAGAACTTCGAGGTGTCGAGCGCGGCCAACGGGCTGCGGTTGATCTCCTCGCTGCAACTCCGGCGCCCACACCTCATCCTCCTGGACGTGAACATGTCCTGGATCGACGGCTTCGAGCTGTGCAAGGCCGTGAAGAAGAATGAGGGCTTCCGCGACATCCCCGTCATCTTCATCAGCGGGCGGGGCGAGCCAGAGGACCGGCGCCGGGGGATAGACGCGGGGGCTGCGGACTACTTCGTCAAACCCTTGGATCTCAACAAGCTCATCAACCGCATCCGCGCGTTGATTCCTGTGTCTGAGTCCGAAGGGGGGGAACGTTCATGA
- a CDS encoding arabinose ABC transporter substrate-binding protein, with the protein MRFVNKLFMACAMSVLMASTASVAADVKIGFVVKQPEEPWFQDEWKFADIAAKEKGFTLVKIGAEDGEKALSAIDNLGAQGAQGVVICTPDVKLGPGLVARATANQLKLMTVDDRLVNSKGKPLENVPHMGISATKIGEAVGQAIVDQIKARGWNMKEVGAIRVSYDQLPTAKDRVEGAISVLKQNGFVASNIFDAPQSKTDTEAALNAANVVLNKNANIKKWVAFGLNDEAVLGAVRASEAAGLKAADVIAVGIGGSDAAINEFKKPSPTGFYGSVIISPKRHGYETAINMYNWITANKEPEKLILTSGKLATRETYQAVRKDLGLQ; encoded by the coding sequence ATGCGCTTCGTGAATAAGCTGTTCATGGCTTGTGCCATGTCTGTGCTCATGGCGTCGACCGCGTCCGTGGCTGCCGATGTCAAGATTGGCTTCGTCGTCAAACAGCCCGAGGAGCCCTGGTTCCAGGACGAATGGAAGTTCGCGGACATCGCTGCCAAGGAGAAGGGCTTTACCCTGGTCAAGATTGGCGCCGAGGATGGTGAGAAAGCATTGTCAGCCATCGACAACCTGGGCGCCCAAGGCGCTCAAGGCGTGGTGATTTGCACGCCGGACGTCAAGCTGGGCCCGGGGTTGGTGGCGCGCGCCACCGCAAACCAGCTCAAGCTGATGACCGTGGATGACCGGTTGGTGAACAGCAAGGGCAAGCCGCTCGAGAACGTGCCGCACATGGGCATCTCAGCCACCAAGATCGGCGAGGCCGTGGGGCAAGCCATCGTCGATCAGATCAAGGCGCGTGGTTGGAATATGAAAGAAGTGGGAGCCATCCGCGTGTCCTATGATCAGCTTCCCACCGCGAAGGACCGCGTCGAAGGCGCTATCTCGGTGCTGAAACAGAATGGTTTCGTGGCGTCGAACATCTTCGATGCGCCCCAGAGCAAGACCGACACGGAAGCGGCGCTGAATGCAGCCAACGTCGTCCTCAACAAGAATGCCAATATCAAGAAGTGGGTGGCGTTCGGGCTCAATGATGAGGCGGTGCTCGGGGCCGTCCGGGCGTCCGAGGCGGCGGGGTTGAAGGCCGCGGATGTGATCGCCGTGGGCATTGGCGGCTCGGATGCGGCCATCAACGAGTTCAAGAAGCCCAGCCCGACAGGGTTCTACGGCAGTGTCATCATCTCGCCGAAGCGTCATGGGTATGAGACGGCGATCAACATGTACAACTGGATCACGGCGAACAAGGAGCCGGAGAAGCTCATTCTGACCTCCGGCAAGTTGGCGACCCGTGAAACCTACCAGGCGGTGCGCAAGGATCTCGGCCTCCAGTAG
- the xseA gene encoding exodeoxyribonuclease VII large subunit — protein sequence MKRRRGTVGEDPPTEGGQGDLFGGLKPLAAPGFSGKVPPSAKAPVTDVPPEAVVERGEVSSSLPPLPGAPARAARAVLSVGELTRQLKETIESRYPRVIVRGEVSGFRGANARGHLYFSLKDVDASIDAKLWASQAPRLRFALRDGLEVVAEGSVDVYAPQGRYSLIVQKLEPVGEGALALAFEQLKERLAAEGLIGSRRIRPPRPLPFLPRRIGVVTSRTGAALQDFLRVLSSRHPRLSVLLCDARVQGEGSAPEVARAIARLGRTDVDVIVVTRGGGSVEDLWTFNEEVVARAIHASPVPVVSAIGHEIDFTIADFVADFRAPTPSAAAERLAPVLSDLELALDTHAARLRQAAERRVLELRERQGHLAGRLVDPRRRLGQERLHLSEQLEEMMRALRPALRTKREALRALQERLQRARPQARLGEQRAHLHRLAARLQEALRLGVATRRADLARGRLGLERASPTLRVAAERARVNAHKARLLALQAQVLADSQGRFQRLAAQLDALSPLKIMSRGYAVAFRKTDGAVVRSITDVQPGMTLGIKFANNGARTLGGCEEIEATVTAVKGPTDC from the coding sequence ATGAAGCGTCGCCGGGGGACCGTGGGCGAAGATCCGCCCACGGAGGGGGGGCAGGGGGATCTGTTCGGTGGCCTCAAGCCCCTGGCCGCGCCAGGTTTCTCCGGCAAGGTGCCTCCTTCCGCGAAGGCCCCCGTGACGGACGTGCCCCCGGAAGCCGTGGTGGAGCGGGGTGAGGTGTCTTCCTCCCTGCCGCCGCTGCCCGGAGCGCCGGCCCGTGCCGCTCGCGCCGTGCTGTCGGTGGGAGAGTTGACGCGCCAGCTCAAGGAGACGATCGAGTCCCGCTATCCGCGCGTCATCGTCCGGGGCGAAGTCTCGGGGTTTCGGGGAGCCAATGCGCGGGGCCACCTCTACTTCTCCCTGAAAGACGTGGACGCCTCCATCGATGCCAAGCTGTGGGCCTCTCAAGCTCCCCGGCTTCGGTTTGCCCTTCGGGATGGGCTGGAGGTGGTGGCCGAGGGCAGCGTGGACGTGTACGCGCCCCAAGGGCGCTACAGCCTCATCGTCCAGAAGCTGGAGCCCGTGGGAGAGGGAGCGCTCGCGCTTGCCTTCGAGCAGCTCAAGGAGCGGTTGGCGGCCGAGGGGCTCATCGGCAGCCGCCGCATTCGTCCGCCCCGCCCGTTGCCCTTCCTGCCCCGGCGCATCGGCGTGGTGACGAGCCGCACGGGCGCGGCGCTGCAGGACTTCCTGCGCGTGCTGTCCTCGCGCCACCCCCGCCTGAGCGTGCTGCTGTGTGATGCGCGCGTGCAGGGAGAGGGGTCTGCTCCCGAAGTGGCCCGGGCCATCGCCCGCCTGGGCCGCACGGACGTGGACGTCATCGTAGTGACGCGCGGAGGAGGCTCGGTCGAGGATCTCTGGACGTTCAACGAGGAGGTCGTTGCGCGGGCCATCCATGCCTCCCCGGTGCCGGTGGTCTCGGCCATCGGGCACGAGATTGACTTCACCATCGCGGACTTCGTGGCGGACTTCCGGGCCCCCACGCCGAGTGCCGCGGCGGAGCGGCTGGCCCCGGTGCTGAGTGATCTGGAACTCGCGCTGGACACCCATGCCGCGCGCCTGCGCCAGGCGGCGGAGCGCCGGGTGCTGGAGCTGCGCGAGCGGCAGGGACACCTGGCGGGACGGCTGGTGGATCCGCGCAGGCGCCTGGGCCAGGAGCGCCTGCACCTGTCCGAGCAGCTCGAGGAGATGATGCGCGCGTTGCGCCCCGCGCTGCGGACAAAGCGGGAGGCGCTCCGGGCACTGCAAGAGCGGCTTCAGCGGGCGCGTCCCCAGGCCCGGCTGGGAGAGCAGCGGGCCCACCTGCATCGGCTGGCCGCCCGGCTCCAGGAGGCCCTGCGGCTGGGAGTGGCCACTCGAAGGGCGGACTTGGCCCGGGGGAGGCTCGGGTTGGAGCGGGCCTCTCCGACACTCCGGGTGGCGGCGGAACGCGCTCGGGTGAACGCCCACAAGGCTCGCTTGCTTGCCCTCCAGGCACAGGTGCTCGCGGATTCCCAGGGCCGCTTCCAGCGGCTGGCGGCCCAGCTGGATGCGCTGAGCCCCCTGAAGATCATGTCCCGAGGGTACGCGGTCGCCTTCCGGAAGACCGATGGGGCGGTGGTGCGGTCCATCACCGACGTGCAGCCGGGCATGACGCTGGGCATCAAGTTCGCCAACAACGGCGCCCGGACTCTCGGAGGATGCGAGGAAATCGAGGCGACCGTCACGGCTGTGAAGGGGCCGACGGACTGCTGA
- a CDS encoding FHA domain-containing protein, with protein sequence MLGVRLLIARGPQEGQEISFEEDEVRIGRAAENEIVLHEHGVSRRHLRIAARGGRHFVTELGSANGTLLNGRPLPRDKEQELRGGDRLVVGPVEFVFTPLGGPRPVEPLRSDASRRQGGRPGARLTRAQTEQEMRVIEAEDTGPHRAVTEEVAIPELPVSPSKLPGSAPTLIEIPLPLRAARPPVQALPRTLPKPAAGAPSAAERARLRRQMQKTLGGQLRLGWSQLSRRSKALVGGGAVLLVGTLAVMLLPVLRPKGDARPLGPEPSVLGLRAQPDSFGLGEGVVWTRPDLKAFDFEFVSPTRAVVVLHYQARDVSEEEVSISLNGVQQGWVPPDTTTAAEREIEQILVIPLLKRSALNQIVFDNVRNPPGREGWRIWNVYVEVIPVPELPPEQLLAKARQEDSQGLRFYGLRDVGSDNLFKAWKYYRSAWLTLEALDEKPEFYQDVRHALMRTGAELDHQCRRLMLDFQRSVQFRDGDRALATVEEVKRRFPTTEHRCHNLAVEQALQYGLPM encoded by the coding sequence ATCCTGGGGGTCCGGCTGCTCATCGCGAGAGGGCCCCAGGAAGGGCAGGAGATCTCCTTCGAGGAAGACGAAGTACGGATCGGCCGTGCCGCCGAGAACGAGATCGTCCTCCACGAGCATGGCGTCTCCCGCCGTCACCTGCGCATCGCCGCCCGGGGAGGCCGTCACTTCGTGACGGAGCTGGGCAGCGCGAACGGAACCCTCCTCAACGGCAGGCCGCTCCCACGGGACAAGGAGCAGGAGCTGCGGGGCGGGGACCGGCTCGTGGTGGGGCCGGTGGAGTTCGTCTTTACCCCGCTGGGCGGCCCCCGCCCCGTGGAGCCCCTGCGGTCAGACGCTTCGCGGCGCCAGGGCGGACGCCCGGGTGCCCGGCTGACGCGCGCCCAAACCGAGCAGGAGATGCGGGTCATCGAGGCGGAAGACACGGGACCGCACCGCGCCGTCACCGAGGAGGTGGCGATTCCGGAGCTTCCCGTCAGCCCCTCCAAGCTTCCTGGGAGTGCGCCCACCCTCATCGAGATCCCCCTGCCGCTGCGGGCCGCGCGGCCCCCCGTGCAGGCTCTCCCGCGCACGTTGCCGAAGCCGGCGGCCGGGGCGCCGTCCGCCGCTGAGCGGGCCCGCCTCCGCCGGCAGATGCAGAAGACGCTGGGAGGTCAGCTCCGGCTGGGCTGGTCTCAGCTGTCTCGCAGGAGCAAGGCCCTCGTGGGCGGGGGGGCGGTGCTTCTCGTGGGAACGCTCGCGGTGATGCTCCTGCCCGTGCTTCGCCCCAAGGGGGATGCTCGCCCGCTGGGGCCGGAGCCCTCGGTCTTGGGCCTGAGGGCGCAGCCGGATTCTTTCGGGTTGGGCGAGGGGGTGGTCTGGACACGCCCCGATCTCAAGGCGTTCGACTTCGAGTTCGTGTCGCCCACCCGGGCAGTGGTCGTGCTGCATTACCAGGCCCGTGACGTCTCCGAGGAAGAGGTGAGCATCAGCCTCAACGGGGTTCAGCAAGGCTGGGTGCCCCCGGATACCACCACGGCCGCCGAGCGGGAGATCGAGCAGATCCTCGTCATTCCGCTCCTCAAGCGGAGCGCGCTCAACCAGATCGTCTTCGACAACGTCCGCAATCCCCCAGGCCGGGAGGGCTGGCGGATCTGGAATGTGTATGTGGAGGTCATCCCCGTGCCGGAACTCCCTCCCGAGCAGCTGCTGGCCAAGGCCCGCCAGGAGGACAGCCAGGGGCTTCGCTTCTATGGGCTGAGGGATGTGGGCTCGGACAACCTCTTCAAGGCCTGGAAGTACTACCGCTCCGCCTGGCTCACCTTGGAGGCGCTGGACGAGAAGCCAGAGTTCTACCAGGACGTCCGCCATGCACTCATGCGGACGGGCGCTGAGCTGGACCACCAGTGCCGCCGGTTGATGCTCGATTTCCAGCGCAGCGTGCAATTCCGGGATGGGGACCGGGCCCTGGCCACCGTGGAGGAAGTCAAGAGGCGCTTCCCTACGACCGAGCATCGCTGCCACAATCTTGCGGTCGAACAAGCTCTCCAGTACGGCCTGCCGATGTAG
- a CDS encoding 1-deoxy-D-xylulose-5-phosphate synthase translates to MTGLLPRIHSPADVRGLPESELPQLCEELREEIITVCGRVGGHLGASLGAVELVVALHRVFHAPQDSILFDVGHQAYAHKLLTGRRERMGTLRQAGGIAPFLDPRESPLDALAAGHSCTAVSAGLGMLEGKRRMGKPGHVVAVLGDGALTGGLSFEGLNNAGGSHLPLVVLLNDNQMSISANVGAIPALLRTREARAFFEGLGFTYLGPLDGHDLGALLKALREAKHSSRPVVVHAMTQKGRGFPPAEADTQTRGHAMGPYEWRDGKLVRSRGGQRTFSEAFAAALDEAMAVDPRVVVVTPAMLEGSALVDLKARYPDRVHDVGIAEQHAVTFCAGLAAAGARPVCAIYSTFLQRAFDQVIHDVCLPGLPVLFAVDRAGLVGADGATHQGAYDLSALRALPGLALMAPVVGEDIAPMLATALAAPGPSVIRFPRGTLPKVPPELRAGTASVQGARWLRRAEAPRLTLVALGPLALAALEAAQAEPGWSVLDARWVSPLDAPALLEAAACGHVVVVEEGTARGGLGSAVLELYAAHGLTPRVRLMGLPHAFVPHGDARTQRSELGLDAGGMRRAGRALLERGR, encoded by the coding sequence GTGACGGGACTCCTCCCGCGAATTCACTCGCCCGCGGACGTCCGGGGCCTGCCCGAGTCCGAACTGCCGCAGCTGTGCGAGGAACTCCGGGAGGAGATCATCACCGTGTGTGGCCGCGTTGGGGGCCACCTGGGGGCCTCTCTGGGGGCCGTGGAGCTGGTGGTGGCGCTGCATCGCGTCTTCCACGCCCCTCAGGATTCCATCCTCTTTGACGTGGGCCACCAGGCCTATGCGCACAAGCTGCTCACGGGGCGGCGCGAGCGCATGGGCACGCTGCGGCAGGCTGGAGGCATCGCGCCCTTCCTGGATCCACGGGAGAGCCCGCTGGATGCGCTCGCCGCGGGCCACTCCTGTACGGCCGTCTCGGCCGGGTTGGGGATGCTCGAGGGCAAGCGCCGGATGGGCAAGCCCGGGCATGTGGTGGCCGTGCTGGGCGATGGCGCGCTCACCGGGGGGTTGTCCTTCGAGGGACTCAACAACGCGGGCGGTTCGCACCTGCCCCTGGTGGTGCTGCTCAACGACAACCAGATGTCCATCTCGGCCAACGTGGGGGCCATTCCCGCGCTGCTGCGCACCCGGGAGGCCCGCGCCTTCTTCGAGGGGCTGGGCTTCACTTATCTAGGCCCCTTGGACGGACATGACCTGGGGGCGCTGCTGAAGGCGCTGCGCGAGGCGAAGCACTCCTCCCGGCCGGTGGTGGTGCACGCGATGACCCAGAAGGGGCGTGGCTTTCCTCCCGCGGAAGCGGACACGCAGACGCGTGGCCATGCCATGGGCCCCTACGAGTGGCGGGATGGAAAGCTGGTGCGCTCGCGGGGCGGCCAGCGCACCTTCAGCGAGGCCTTCGCCGCCGCCCTCGACGAGGCGATGGCGGTGGATCCACGCGTGGTGGTGGTGACGCCCGCCATGCTGGAGGGCTCCGCCCTGGTGGACCTGAAGGCCCGCTATCCGGACCGCGTGCACGATGTGGGGATCGCCGAGCAGCACGCCGTCACCTTCTGCGCGGGGCTGGCCGCGGCAGGGGCCCGGCCGGTGTGTGCCATCTACTCCACCTTCCTGCAACGCGCGTTCGACCAGGTGATCCACGACGTGTGCCTGCCGGGGCTGCCCGTCCTCTTCGCCGTGGACCGCGCGGGGCTCGTGGGGGCGGATGGCGCCACGCATCAGGGCGCGTACGATCTCTCCGCCCTCCGGGCGCTGCCCGGGCTGGCCTTGATGGCCCCGGTGGTGGGTGAGGATATAGCCCCCATGTTGGCCACCGCGCTCGCGGCGCCGGGCCCGAGCGTCATCCGGTTCCCCCGGGGCACCTTGCCCAAGGTGCCTCCGGAGCTGCGCGCCGGGACGGCCTCTGTCCAGGGCGCCCGCTGGTTGCGCCGGGCCGAGGCCCCGCGGCTCACCCTGGTCGCCTTGGGACCGCTGGCCCTGGCCGCGTTGGAGGCTGCTCAGGCCGAGCCTGGCTGGAGCGTGCTGGATGCGCGGTGGGTGAGCCCCCTGGACGCGCCCGCCCTGCTGGAAGCCGCGGCGTGTGGGCACGTGGTGGTGGTGGAGGAGGGCACGGCCCGCGGAGGGTTGGGCAGTGCGGTGTTGGAGCTGTATGCCGCGCATGGGCTCACCCCGCGAGTCCGGTTGATGGGACTGCCCCATGCTTTCGTCCCGCATGGGGACGCGCGGACGCAACGCTCGGAGCTGGGACTGGACGCCGGGGGGATGCGGCGCGCCGGGAGGGCCCTGCTGGAGAGGGGACGATGA